In Lactuca sativa cultivar Salinas chromosome 5, Lsat_Salinas_v11, whole genome shotgun sequence, the DNA window TTCTTTCGCTATACTCAAATTATGTTATTTTATGGACATAATTTTCTTTCACTATACTCAATTTAGATTTTCACCATAATTTTCTTTCAAGCTAAAAACATAAAATTAAGAAGAaatgttgaaaatgaaaatttctaTTTTTGGATGAAGTACTCTATTTACCGTATGTCCCAAGGCTAAAGGTGTGTGTATGCCCATTTTGAACTAGATATTTTTAAGTCAGTTTAAAAAAGTCAATATTCTCTTAGACCGGTTTCGATATCCGATTCAATTTTTTGTTTGAAATTATGTTAaaaaaactgttttttttttggtaacTGGTTCATTCAGTTATAGTAGAAAAATCAGGAAAAAAAACTATTCCCAATTGGTTCTCAAAAAATCGATTCGATTCTTTTCCTTCGGCTAAATAAATCGATTCGAAAGGTATACCTTTATCTAAGTTTGTTTTCGCAAAATTGAGTGTGTTTTCAAATGTTTGCCAACACTATTTTCACGGGatctaattatatgtttattttaatagTGACTAAGAAATTTGCAAATTGCTATTTTTTACTTTTAACCCCATTTTGTCTCAAGTATTTATCAATATTTTCCAACAAATACTAAATTTATTTGACACTATATGGAGGATCTTCTACATTagctatttttttttatctttgtgaTCACATATCTTCGCCACTATAGTGATGAAGGATCTCACACATTAACTTCAAGTTAGAGGTTACAAAGGTTAAAAAATAGCTAACGATCTtagaaattagtttattattttattttattttttatttttttataatcttTGTAACCTCCAATGTGAAAGTAATGTATGAGATCTTTCTTCCATACTGTGCTGAAGATATGTGATTTTATGTTGGAGGttacaaacataaaaaaaaaaaaaaaatagttaatgTTTGAGATCCTCCATGCATACAGTGTCGTATAAATTTAGTACTTATTGTAAAACATCAATAAATATTTGAGACAAAACGAGTTTAAATGTTAAAAATAGCAACTTACTTACATAAATATCTCACTCATTGTTAAAATAAACATACAATTAGACCTTATGAAAATATACTTGATTTGAAAAAAGACTCAATCTTGTGAACACATTCTTGGGTAGAGGTACACATTTCAAACAGGTTTTTTTTAACTCAAAgaaaaactgaacggttaggttAAAACCGAACCACCGGTTAATAAtaggttttaataaatatttgaaACCAGTTTTTTTATTGATTTCTACTATAACCAAACCGATCTGATTTTAACTGAAAACCCGATTTTTTTAACGTAAACCAAATCGGTTATAACCGAAACCGTCTAGAAATAATTGGATTTGTTTTAAACTGATTTTAAATAAACCGAAATTGATTCAAAACCGGTGTATGTTCACCTTTAGCGTTGGGGCAAAAGGTAACCGACTCAATTATTGAAATAATAAGAAATAAGTTAAAGATGTTtttagttgaaaaaaaaaagttttaggtCCAAAACGGGAAAAAATGCAAAATGTTTGGTTTTttatgaaacaaaaaaaaatcattttatctGTTGGTGACTTGTTGAGGTCTAAAATACAAGTAATAGGTAAAAGTTaagtttttttagaaaaataaaaaaaatagatttaaAAGGGAAAAAAAGATCAAAATATAGGGTCTTTATGAAAATAAAGTTAAAGAATAATAAACTGTAAGAGTAAGAGTAActgacttttaattttataaacatttagtcactaaacttatttttgtatttgatatatattattaacttgttGAAATTGCTCAAAAAATACCGATATAACAGGACATAGTAGATTTGCTTGTTTTCGGCGTTTTTTCAGCCAAATATGAGTTTTTCAGGtcattttttatgaattttacaagttcttGAAGGCCACACACTTTCGATCTCAAGAAATCTGATGAATGATTCTTCAAAAAATCTAAAAATCCTAGAAATCTGATGAACGATTCTTTAGAAAATCAATTCTTAATGTCTTGATGTTCTAGTTCATCCAAGTTTCAATTCTTGATGTTTTGCTGTTCATCAGAGTTTAAAATCTTCCattgttataaaatataaacaaatgaaATTTGAAAACCCTATAACTTCAAGTTAATGAACAAATTTCAAGAAGTCTCAAGAACGGACTTCAAAAACGAACATAGAATTGAAACCCAAAAATCTAAAACACTAGAACTCGAATCGGATGGAAATCTTAAACCCTAGAACGCGAATATAATGGACGGACCTTTGTTAtcttgatctttttttttttgataaatatgGTAGTTCTTATCAAAattttatagttgttattttttcTTGAAATTGGACGTTACATAATTTTAACTAGGGATGCTTtgaaaccggaccggaaccgaaccggaattGATATTGTGATATCATACGAACCGGGAACCAAACCACCCGTTCCTATTACGGTCCCGGTTTTTCGGTTCTTTTTACTAACAAGAAGCGgttataaataaaaagaaactaaTGATGATGCAATTCATAATACATACATATAGTTTAGCTGGTTTCCAAAAATAAAAGACAATCaaaactttcatattaaaaaaattttaaaattaaaaaaaaaaaaaaaaaaaaaaaaaaaaaaaaaaaacgttgcaTTGATATGTTATCATTCCGTACTTGTTTCGGATTCAATGTTTAACAAAACTATGACCTAAATTACatggaaaaaaaaatcaagtaaaTTCCGATTTCATATGAGTGAGTTACATTATTTTTAAAACAGcaacaaattaaaaaaacatgccgaaacaaaacaaaaaaaatgcagCATTGATATGCTGTCTTCCAGGGCTTGTATATGATTCAATATTTAaccaaaatatgttttttttttatatatatattctaaaataaagtaaaaacacTAAATTACATTATGGAACACATTGTATTTTGAAAGTTTTTAAAACAAGAGAAGAGATGTCTATACACTATTTCAAGAACGATGGTTGTTTGCTCAAGTAGTCAAATAATAAAATTATGGAAATAAATACAGAAATGAAGGTCGGTCTATATAACTTAAAAACAAAAATTCTTGTGAATGCACTGGTCTGTCTACATGGGTTTCAAAAGGAGATGACTAGGAATGCACATCAAATGAAGAACATGAACATATtttagaaaaagaagaaaaaaaaaactaaacttcatatacttattattattttaaggaGTATTTCTTGCCTGTAAAGGCTTGAAATTTAGGTTCTTCCTTCTCAGATGATTCTTGTTTAGCTTCTTTCACCATAACCTGCAACTCAAAACAACCATTCATCCAATTACTTCCAATAcccttaataaataaataaaaacaaatctTTTTTGAAAAAAGATCATACTTTTGGTTTCCCATTTGGCTTTTGGTCAACATTTGACCCAAAAACAAGTGTCCCAGATCGTTTTCTTGAACCAGAGGTTGATGGGGTCGAGCCATTTGCATCACTGGTTGTAGCCACGGTTTGAACCGGTGGCTCAGCCGGTTTCCCATCTAACCGTCTTCCTGAACCACTAAACGGGCTAAACTTGGGTATTATCttatctggttcttcttcaaCTGCAATTTATGGAGAtacattttacaacttttttaataaaagataatgaaGGAAAAATGTAAAAAAGAAGAAGAGAAAACAGACCTTCTGGTTGTGTCTTAGGTTTAACAGGAGGTCTTTCAGGTTCTTTGTAATCAAGAGGTGGAGCAAAATCAACCTCACAATCTGTTTCAATTATACTTATTGCAGCTGATGGTTTTGTTTCAACTATATCAATATAAAACTTCTTGTTGTTATAAGCCACCATGATTGTATCACCAGTTGTTAAACAAGAATAGCTTCTTAATGAAGTCTCCAAGCTGGAAATTCAAAACCAGATAAAATGTTAaaatacaaagaaaaaaaaaagattaaatgcAGTATCATAAAACACTAACATGGCTTTTGGATTGGATATATCAAGAAAATCTGTAGTGTGAGGCTGAAGTTTCACATAAGTTCCCTTTGATAAACTGGCATTCTTCACATTCACAATATCTCCTTCTTGTAAAAGCATGTTCTCCATCatctaaaaaaaatcaaaataaagaattggatataaatatatatgtagTATTTTTCATGTTATTATATAAAAGAACAACTCTACATACCCAATAAGGGATGTATATTAAACCTTCATCTGCAACAAATTCAAGGACACCACAATGAGAAACTTTACTAGCAGAAGGATTGCTGAGTTCAAATAGCATTGGATAATCGATCTGCAAATAGGCTGCAGAATTGAGACAAAATAAAAAGTTAGCCAATAAACTAGAAGTTATATGATAAttgataaacaaaacaaaaaaatgtgaaaaaaaCTCACTAACCAAGTCGATCAAGAGCAGATGGAGGCATTATAACTGGGAGTTTATATAAAAGGGGAAGAAAAAAAAAGCTTGTTAGTTTTATAAAACCAAATGAAAGGAGTGATGGAATGGAAATTGAAAAAAAGAAACTTACTTTTATCACCTTTCTCCAAATGAGACTGCATAAGATACAAGAAGAAAAGATTTAGAAAGAGCCAAACATCAAGCAATAGTGGTATCATGATGTGGTTATATAAATTAACCAATAAAAACCTTTTCAATGAAAGAAACAGGATAACAGCGATAATTTTGTTCAAACTCTGAAGAATGGTCATCATAAACTTCATCCTCCTGGCAAGAAAACAAATTAAGGTGAGTGGTTTTATCTTGGACTAATGAATCCGATaactttatgaaaatgtttttttttaaggaTCTTTGTAGTAACCAGCTAAAGAGAAACTCAAGAACTGTAGAAAATCACTTGATCACTAAAAAAACTAGGACTACAGCTCACTCAGGAATTTTATCAAACACCTTGAGTGCTTAAACCTAATCACACCCAATATGAGTTCCAAACTACATTGTTAAATTATCTAATCACCCCTCATTGGTAAAGAATATATCCTCAATTGGTTATTTTGCAATCGATCATGGTTTATCATTCAATGAGCAGTCATCGCATGTCCTTAAGACCAAGTCATGTAGGAATCCGTCCATTATATAAATAAACTCCTAATTCAAACTGGGCATGATCTAACTGAACTAGACTTTTTATATGAAGAGTAGAACACCACTAAATGATCACAATAATTCAATTCCAAAGTATCAATGAAagtaaaaatcaaaatcatacCAATGCCATGACTATTGATTTTATCTAAATCGTCCAGGAGATCACTGAAAACCTGTATTAATCCAGCATCAATAATGTCAATCACTGAAGTTTTAAACAAGATTAACGCTGAAACAGATTCGATCATCAAAGATGAAGACTTTATTTTGCGGAAAACATATGTGTGAATCTGATACCAACAATAACAAAGAAACGATTCGATAAAACAAAAGAAATCATCTGGGAGTTGCTGAAAGAACAGGGAAGATTCAAAGACCCTTGccttttttattttccttttgcGTAATTCAGTGCAACGAGTCCTGTAAACCCTGTATTATATCGTCTTCAGAATCAACTTTACAATATATATAGGGGATCGCGTTGCAAAGCGTGCTCTATATTGGGACTTGGGGGAGGACTTCTGCCGATCTTTAAATTTATAGGACAGCTTAGTGAAACACTAATATCTTTAAGGACTAAATTGAAACTTTGAATATTCCATTTTAATAACAATATCTTGTTTTAATAAAAAGGTAATTTATGTAAATGTATGTTTTTATTATGAAGTATTAAGTATTAACTAAGATAATTAATGATTAGAATTTTCTCAAATAATAAAAATCTTTGTAATGGTGAAAAAAATGGATGGTAACGAATCAAAATATTGTAATATGTTACTATATGTCAAGAAGCTAAGGGAATTGTTggatttttttgggtttttgaaTGTGTTAAAAAGATCATGATTTATATGAATTATTAAAATGTGTATATTTGAATTTGGGTTTGGATTTATATGAACTAGggttaaaatcataaataaaataaaatatataaaaaaaataccaaagATAGAACATATATGTTGAGTTTTTGAATTAAGtttcaaatttatttattttttgaaacagtgttgtattttattattttattcaatttgACAATTTTAACAAGTAAACGAGTAATCTTTTGATGTTAGACAAGTTTTTCAGAGAAAcagtttttttcgaaaaaaccGTCATACATGACAATTGTTTTTTGGAGTCTAGTTTCATGTTTTCTCGA includes these proteins:
- the LOC111907282 gene encoding uncharacterized protein LOC111907282, with the protein product MALEDEVYDDHSSEFEQNYRCYPVSFIEKSHLEKGDKIIMPPSALDRLAYLQIDYPMLFELSNPSASKVSHCGVLEFVADEGLIYIPYWMMENMLLQEGDIVNVKNASLSKGTYVKLQPHTTDFLDISNPKAILETSLRSYSCLTTGDTIMVAYNNKKFYIDIVETKPSAAISIIETDCEVDFAPPLDYKEPERPPVKPKTQPEVEEEPDKIIPKFSPFSGSGRRLDGKPAEPPVQTVATTSDANGSTPSTSGSRKRSGTLVFGSNVDQKPNGKPKVMVKEAKQESSEKEEPKFQAFTGKKYSLK